TCAAAGAGGAACACGCCACATCGCTCTCCCAAGCAAAGGTATGCACTCATTCTTCATATTATGATGCAATGATTTAAAACCGATATCGTTCAATTATTGTCAAGTCATTGAAGTTCCCAATTTGTTTCTAATTTAGAACTGGCACTGATCTTTCAATTGAACCGGTTTCGTTCAAGTCGccgaagttttcaatttttctaatttaGTACTGGAACTTTAATCCTTGGGCCATTTAAAATAATGTAGACTGGTTGGAGTAAAATACGGTTTCTAGGAAACTTATTGAACTAATGGTCCATTAAATATACAGGTTTAATGGCCCATTATATTTAGGCTTAGGACAccaattattaaaattagtaTTTTAAATGAGTATCCATTTGATGAGTTGTATTGTTTGTAGATAGAAATGCATCGCAAGTGCCTCAATGAAAAGCTTTGGCTGCCACTAGCCTATTTATCCGTCTTCTACTCGTAGATATCCTTCATTCCATATCGATAATTCGCCTAAAAATTGTGCAAGTTAAGACTGTGCAAAATAAACTTTCCACAAtccgtgatatttttccaagtttttcaatttgtatatcatcaagctatcaaaatgaaaaagttttctcatgaaaacattttttttcgatcattactttttgagcgaaaagtaattacaaatatgagtgaatgaagtttgaatttttgggacagaacatttcaaattcggtactatataaatccatgagacttagaggatggattcttcttggtatttttgatctagtaaaacaaaaattttctaaaaatatcaatttttggaaaagttatccaatttaccaaaaataactctactaaataattcaaagaaatttattttaggttatttttagtaaattgaataactatcttaaaaatttatatttcagaaaattttgttttactagatcaacaataccattctCAAGGAGTATATTTGGCACAGAAATGTGAAGTCCGTGACATACACAAAACCCTTTGGACTTGGAAAACTTCATTATCATTGACATTTGaaagaggaatagtacaagctAAGCTTAGTTTTCCTTTTTCAGattattatatctattattatagatcattgtaataataattgtattgataaattaatgattgattgaatctcAGATGTCATTTTTTGGGTTCATCAAGTACAAAACTTACGGCAGGGCTAGATTTGTAGTACATCATGTaactttaattttaatatttctatgTTACAAATTATgtgaacaataaaaattgatttgatatcCTCCAAACAAGAGTATGTTACTCAGTTTGAAAATGACCAACAACAGTTAGTTCGAAACGTTGTCACTGCTAAAACTAATTGTTTCCACTTTTAAagtgttttttatttaaaattcaatttgtgTTCTAACAAGCAGTGCTAGAGTTTTCATTAATGGCTAGCACAACATTACCTTCACAACACAAAAATTTATACTATAAGTAATTCTGATTTGTGTTTGAACAGGCAATGCTGTAGTTTTCATTCATAATGGATATCTACCACAGCATCACAGAAAGTTACAATTTAGTAACATGTTTAAACaaacatgtagaggacacattataagaattttttgtacaGTAACTAAcaattgtatgtaattgtaatttatccaatattttctgtaattgatgttgtagttttagttttttggggaaataaacatttattatttattaatttcaatttgtgttttaaCAGGCAGTACTGGAGTTATGGCTGTGGGGCCCAGGCGACATGCCGTTAACGGGTGACCGACAGACGAGCCTGCAACGCTGGCTGGACCTGGAACGAGCCAACATGTTGCAGACACTTGTGCCGCGACCTCACTCCGCCCCGCGCTCCCACCTCGCCTTTCTCGTGCACACTAGTGCCAAGGTCATGGCTGACGCTGCCGCTTTGTTCGACATGCATGCCAACGAGACATCCGGCGTTTGAACATAACAATTGTCTGCAGAAGGCTGTCTGTTCGGTGTGAGGCAACCTTTTTCTGCATATTTGTCGTCGTCTGGTGTATGAACGCAGCCTTGCCTGCGTACGGCTGTCTGTGCAGAGTGGGGCAGCAACCTTTATCAGTCTATTCGTCGATGTCCGGCGTATGAACGAAACACCATCTGTGTGGTATGGGTCAACCTTTTTCTGACTATTTGTCGACGTCCGGTATATGAACACGAACTTTGTCTAACTAGACGTCCAGAGTTTGAACGCAAGCTTGTCTACGTACAGCCGTCTTTTACGGTGTGCCCAACCTATATCTGCCTATTTGTTTTTGAACAGACCTCGTGTCTCCATTGCATTTATGTGAATTATCAATGATTTGTGTCAAcaaataataagtaataataatattaagtgacctggctggctcaggtctggtgtcagagtttgaATCAAGatttattaaggtgcgtacagatatacgcgccgcgaacatgagcaattcacttttaatcagctgattatatctgtatttttacagaaacggtaagatacagatataaaaagcttggcatcagctgattgaaagtgaattgctcatgaatagcaattcacttttaatcagctgactatatctgtatttttacagaaacggtaagatacagatataaaaagcttggcatcagctgattgaaagtgaattgctcatgctcgcagcgcgtaaatctgtacgcacatttAAACAAACTACTGAATAAAGATTATCAAACTCTTATTGTAACTCTCCATTTCTGTAGCTTTTTCAAAAGGGTACAAACAGAGTGGAATGGTGAAGGAAGCTTCAAACTTGAGTGTTTCATTTAATGCATGTAACTGAACGGTAGAGAAAAGTGCGGAGCTTTATGCTTCCAATAACTCGAATAGATGCATTACATTCAAAACTCTCAAGCTTGAAACTATAACCTTGCCGCTCCTTCAAGTTTTCACCCATGTTACGTACACTGCAGACATGGAGATTCTACTAGATTTATAAGAATCAACCACCAATACAATATGTAGCTCTACCTTCAACTTAGTTTTTGTGTTATATATACTgcctacaataatattgtctgaattacattatttttctaataattttattgttccaTGAGATTGATTGTTTATCACAAAttacaatgtattgccaggtcttgcaagacccattgcatactaacactacattataatggaaacaaatgaacaattaacatattcagaacaaaaaataaatatgtagatgagtGTATAACTTTtagaaacaaagagtagaaCCTACTCTAGTAGAGATTCACTGTATTGTATTCATGGCCTACCGATCTTTGATTCTAAAACCTTAAAACtgttttgctattagaaaaaacgactagcagtcagatattttacaataaatgaattaatcactcactgtcacaacgagatctttcggcaggtccgctaTCTTCTTGATTGTTACCAAGAAgtaagtatttattgtaaaatatctgactgctagtcgttttttctaatagcaaaaagtgatttaataataagcagttcgtgatggaaatcaacattgaagaattaaaaCTGTATTCATAAACTATATAGTACGCCATCTGTAACTGTATATATTTTCGTTATTGTTTTTGGATTTTGAGCTCTGCAGACCTTGGAATTCCGATGCTTAAATGAGAACCAAAAATTGTATTAGCCATTAAATGAAGAGATATCGGAGTTACGTGAAGTGATTTTAGAAAGCGAATATCTGTATTAAAATCGGAAAAATTAAtctgaacaatttctgtttttacaataatttgagaaagttcTACAAATTTTAATGAAAAGATTAACAACAGCTATTCGTGTAGTGCATTTGACAGACTAACCTATAAGGCAGCTTTGCAAGATGATTGATGTTGTTCTGTTGAAAACATTGGAATTCCATGTTATCAACATTGAATTTAATCTCTccatgattcaaaatttgttaatactattattattgattgttaaCAATTTTATGATATTTGTAATCAATGTCAAGTATTGTATTTGATATAACTCAATTATTTCTTagttaattgataattattacctCGTCAGACTTTATAATAATAGGGAATTGAATTATTGCAAAGTTTATTAcatatttctctaaattatgaTCAagctttaaataatattttgctcTGGTTTTTCCATGTTTCTATCCACAGTgaacacatatttttgattgtatattttctaatttcaaGAGCACCCTTCGGTGTTCAACTATATTAAGATCAATAATTACTGGGAATATTGTTATTTTGTCatcgattattaattattctcatTGGAGATAATCCATTATTTCTCAGAAATAGGAAATTGGAAACTATGCTGGAAATATTATACTATAACttataattcatattatttctttaTAGAATTTTGATactcaacttcaaatttatcagaatCAGTTTGAAATATAACTTGAATCATAGGATCTGAGAATTTTTACTGTTTGGTAATATATTGTGGATTTTTTATAACCAATTGTTGATATTATCAAATGAAAGTAATGTAAATTTTTTAGATAAGCTGATTATGAGAATGTTTAGAAtagaattcttgaaaaatagtgactggtaaatattattatattatactcgTTGACTATGTCGATATGAATACTGTAAACCTATATAAGATTGACAAAATGTTATTGCTCATATTAATTTTctatagttttttcatttttcttgatTTTCGTTCTAATTTTTTAGTGATAGAGTTGTAAAATTTTACACAGATTATTCCATTTAATTGcatttaattttgtacagaatTGAGACATTTTCTTTTTTGGTAGGTAATTATAGCTTTCACCTCTAGTAGGAAGCTCAAATAAAACTTTTCTGATTGTATTGTATATATTTCATGCGATGACTGAGTTTGATAATATGGAATAAATAGATTAAgtcttttataaaatattaaatttttctatgaaaattatcattttatttagcAGTTTATTATTTGTTGTATCCATTTCGACCTACCTtcgttttatattatatttataaaatagaattatggtaggcctacccttttttgaaataaataaaattatagattgagaatacaatattattacctattttattcattttaaaaaagggtaatataattctattttataaatataaataagttGCACtgatttcatacattttaagaggGATTATATTCTATTACAATTCATTATAGAGGACAATCGACCAATTCGAAAAAAGTAGACAATTGATTACTAATATGATCTtggaaattgaacaaaaatttatCCATTTAGCTcgtaattgaaatttccaaatgAACACTGCTACAATTGATTTGTAatcttattgaaatttattttaaagttcATTATgctgaattatttcaatatctAAAGAACTAAATTATTATGGTTGAAAAAAGTTGACGAAGTTtaagcgatttttattttccaatgaGTAAAACcccagatttggctgaaatttgcaccatagataaagctCAACCTGAGAAATGTCGCAGCCAAACTTGGCACCCCCAGccactatacagagtgagttatgcaacttcaaacataaaatttgcaaattttcaaacggcCATATTTAATGAACGTTTTGAAACAGtaaaaaaagtatctcagatttggtttgaatttgcaccatagataaagctCTACCTGAGAAGCTGAGAAATGTCTGAGACAAATTTGGCACTCCtagctactatacagagtgagttatgcaTCATCAAACGTGAAACTTGCAAATTTACAAACGCCCATATTTCCTGAACGGTGTCGtattttgcaaatctgattccagattcgtgttcctcgCTTCAAAGATCATAAGGTCACGAAGTTTGTGCAATTTTTTtacacaaaaaaattagaaaaaccaTGGACTAACTATCATCCATCAGTGAAACAGTAAAAAAAATACTATCTCcaatttggctgaaatttgcaccataaaTGAAGCTtcacctgagaaatgtcggagccaaattttgcatccccagctactatacaggttGAGTTATGTAgttacaaacataaaatttgcaaattttcaaacgcCTATATTTAATGAACGGTAGAGTATTTTGCAAATCaaattccagattcgtgttcctcgCTTCAAATAGCATAGGgacacgaagtttgagcgatttttattttcccaaggaattgagaaaaaatcatGGACTAACAACTATCGTGCGTTTTGAAACAGtaaaaaaagtatctcagaatataaagaaaataaaaatctcacttgaaaatggcataattgaccgaaacatgttgtgataaaatattaaaaaaaagggtattgagatttttatttcctttatatttatattacaagtagccctatacaggataGAGataaagtatctcagatttggtttgaatttgcaccatagataaagctGTACCTGAGAAGCTGAGAAATGTCTGAGGCAAATAagtttggcacccccagctactatacagggtgagttatgcaacttcaaacataaaatttgcaaattttcaaacgcCCATATTTTCAGAACGGTAGCGTATTTTGCAAatcggattccagattcgtgtttctagCATCAAAAAGCAGCATAAGGTAACAAAGTTTgagcattttttatttttcacaaaaaaatgagaaaaaccgtggactaaccatcgtgaaacaGTTAAAAAAAAGTACTATCTCCGATTTGgttgaaatttgcaccataaaAGAAGCtttacctgagaaatgtcggagccaaattttgcatccccagctactatacaggttGAGAAA
Above is a window of Nilaparvata lugens isolate BPH chromosome 4, ASM1435652v1, whole genome shotgun sequence DNA encoding:
- the LOC120350962 gene encoding uncharacterized protein LOC120350962 encodes the protein MPSVMSNLLTCLLKEEHATSLSQAKAVLELWLWGPGDMPLTGDRQTSLQRWLDLERANMLQTLVPRPHSAPRSHLAFLVHTSAKVMADAAALFDMHANETSGV